A genome region from Dictyoglomus sp. includes the following:
- a CDS encoding adenylate/guanylate cyclase domain-containing protein, with amino-acid sequence MRTRVLIILTTLVLIFLLNQISWFRILELKTLDWRFGIRGEISVKEPIVIIAIDDNSIEEFGNWPWSRKLHVKLIENLRKFGAKIIAFDIYFDTYGEKREDFNFSKTLDKDVILASFFVSFNDPRYGTIRKIIEPIEIFSSNTIVGLVNPIYDEDGFIRRFSIKSKIFERDWYSFPFLIICAYLSKDPESYLKENKIPTDRNNFIYINYRGGAFKFPTYSYSEIIKGKVDPQIFKNKIVLIGATTEALHDTHFTPFYHYLRSGSSLKLGKMPGVEVHANSIATLLSKDYIYPLFEGFPLFIFSFLFTLIPVIPLKKISGFNNFLIIGLLLISYVILSIFLFVRFKFLLPITTPVFSLVICYLFILLYNFIREEKEKREIKTVFQRFVPPSVVDIILSDREYQLLQTKRQWISVMFADIRNFTYYSDILSPEEITKILNEYFTSATEIIFKYGGTVDKFVGDAIMALFGTPIYYEDAPKRAVKTAIEIQNILKSLRENWEKRGYPPLNVGIGITTGEAVAGTIGSTQRMEFTAIGATVNLAQRLESLAKGGEILVCENTFNFTKEIFEFEDLGFVKVKGKEEPVHIYKIIGEKNEGNSSIKRDT; translated from the coding sequence GTGAGGACAAGAGTTTTAATAATCCTCACAACTCTTGTCCTCATCTTTCTCTTAAATCAAATTTCTTGGTTTCGAATTTTAGAGTTAAAAACTCTTGACTGGAGATTTGGAATTCGTGGAGAGATTTCTGTTAAGGAACCCATAGTAATTATTGCTATAGACGATAATTCCATTGAGGAGTTTGGAAATTGGCCATGGTCACGTAAACTACATGTAAAACTTATAGAGAATCTAAGAAAATTTGGTGCCAAAATAATAGCTTTTGATATATATTTTGATACCTATGGGGAGAAAAGAGAAGATTTTAATTTTTCAAAAACATTAGATAAGGATGTCATTTTGGCAAGCTTTTTTGTTTCTTTTAATGATCCTAGATATGGAACTATAAGAAAAATTATAGAACCTATCGAGATTTTTTCATCAAATACAATAGTAGGTTTAGTTAATCCTATATATGATGAGGACGGATTTATAAGGAGATTCAGCATAAAGTCAAAAATTTTTGAAAGAGATTGGTATTCTTTTCCTTTTTTGATAATATGTGCTTATCTTTCTAAAGATCCTGAATCTTATTTGAAAGAAAATAAAATTCCTACAGATAGAAACAATTTTATTTATATTAATTATAGAGGGGGAGCTTTTAAATTTCCAACCTATTCCTACAGTGAAATTATTAAAGGAAAAGTAGACCCCCAAATTTTTAAAAATAAGATAGTACTTATAGGTGCAACAACAGAAGCTCTTCATGATACTCATTTTACCCCTTTTTATCATTATCTGAGATCAGGTTCTTCTTTAAAACTTGGAAAAATGCCTGGGGTTGAAGTTCATGCTAACAGTATAGCTACTCTTTTATCTAAAGACTATATATATCCCCTTTTTGAGGGGTTTCCATTATTTATTTTTAGTTTTTTATTTACTTTAATACCCGTGATTCCTTTAAAGAAAATATCAGGCTTTAATAACTTTTTAATCATAGGTCTTTTATTAATAAGCTATGTAATTCTTAGTATATTTCTTTTCGTAAGATTTAAATTTTTATTACCTATAACTACTCCTGTCTTTTCTCTTGTTATTTGTTATCTATTTATTCTTCTTTATAATTTTATAAGAGAAGAGAAAGAAAAAAGAGAAATCAAAACAGTATTTCAAAGATTTGTTCCACCTTCGGTAGTGGATATTATCCTCTCAGACAGAGAATATCAACTTCTTCAGACAAAGAGGCAATGGATAAGTGTTATGTTTGCAGATATTAGAAATTTCACCTATTATTCAGATATTTTATCACCTGAAGAGATAACAAAGATTTTGAACGAATATTTTACTTCTGCAACAGAAATAATATTCAAATATGGAGGAACAGTAGATAAATTCGTAGGAGATGCCATTATGGCTCTTTTTGGAACGCCCATATACTATGAGGATGCTCCAAAAAGAGCTGTAAAGACAGCGATCGAGATTCAAAATATACTGAAAAGTCTAAGAGAAAACTGGGAAAAAAGAGGCTATCCTCCTCTTAATGTAGGTATTGGGATAACTACAGGTGAAGCAGTAGCTGGAACTATTGGTTCTACACAAAGAATGGAATTTACAGCGATTGGTGCTACTGTAAATTTAGCCCAAAGACTGGAAAGTCTTGCAAAAGGTGGTGAAATTTTAGTTTGTGAAAATACTTTTAATTTTACAAAAGAAATTTTTGAGTTTGAGGATCTAGGTTTTGTAAAGGTAAAGGGTAAAGAAGAACCAGTGCATATCTATAAGATTATTGGAGAGAAAAATGAAGGAAATTCAAGTATTAAAAGAGATACTTGA